Proteins from a genomic interval of Haemophilus parainfluenzae T3T1:
- a CDS encoding SIMPL domain-containing protein (The SIMPL domain is named for its presence in mouse protein SIMPL (signalling molecule that associates with mouse pelle-like kinase). Bacterial member BP26, from Brucella, was shown to assemble into a channel-like structure, while YggE from E. coli has been associated with resistance to oxidative stress.), with protein sequence MKLNLKKYWALLPLTIATPFMVQAEEQAQNDTNKTEFHFSTDVTREIEQDLMKAILSSSKEGKSVKELKSEVNGKLNKVMDLIKQYPSIEVRSDGIRTYPNYYTQKNGKRLIEHWIAEGELVLKSKDLESMAKVLEGLEDNITIEDVSFSVSKEKLASLEDEMTLEIIQQFQHKAEIIQKGLNAKKYTLQNVRLNTPSDRANFSDGYYFAGERALSKIAPSSEAKRSEPMILIPGKQIIKASADGSIQFE encoded by the coding sequence ATGAAACTAAATCTAAAAAAATACTGGGCCTTACTACCATTAACTATTGCAACACCATTTATGGTTCAAGCAGAAGAACAAGCCCAAAATGATACCAACAAAACCGAGTTCCATTTCAGTACTGATGTGACACGTGAAATAGAACAAGATTTAATGAAAGCCATCCTATCTAGTAGCAAAGAAGGTAAATCGGTTAAAGAATTAAAATCTGAAGTGAACGGAAAACTCAATAAAGTGATGGATTTAATCAAACAATATCCATCTATTGAAGTCCGTAGCGATGGTATTCGTACTTACCCTAATTATTATACGCAGAAAAATGGCAAACGCCTGATTGAACACTGGATTGCTGAAGGGGAATTGGTGCTAAAAAGTAAAGATTTAGAATCAATGGCAAAAGTATTAGAAGGTCTAGAGGATAATATAACTATTGAAGATGTTTCATTTAGCGTGTCTAAAGAAAAATTGGCTTCATTGGAAGATGAAATGACCCTAGAAATCATCCAGCAATTCCAACACAAAGCTGAAATTATTCAAAAAGGGTTAAATGCTAAAAAATACACGCTACAAAATGTTCGATTAAATACGCCAAGCGATAGAGCAAACTTTTCCGACGGTTACTACTTTGCAGGAGAACGAGCATTATCTAAAATTGCACCAAGTTCAGAAGCTAAAAGATCTGAGCCGATGATTCTCATCCCTGGCAAACAAATCATTAAGGCCAGTGCTGACGGTTCAATTCAATTTGAATAA
- a CDS encoding YkgB family protein: MSSLVTLLANIVAPLQRQFINFIRIAICVVMVWIGGLKVCQYEADGIAHFVSNSPFLSFLYKNGANEVTNDKGVLVKEYTLYKNPEGKMVAKNIEWHKANGTYTASYIIGAIIVTIGILVLAGIWSPTLGLFGGLLTFGMSIVTLSFLIFTPETWVPNLGGDFPTPNYGFPYLSGAGRLVIKDIIMMAGGLVAAAECAKRYLENKKQFA; encoded by the coding sequence ATGAGTAGTTTAGTTACATTGCTAGCTAATATTGTTGCGCCATTGCAACGCCAATTTATTAACTTTATCCGTATTGCGATTTGTGTTGTGATGGTTTGGATTGGAGGTTTAAAAGTTTGCCAATATGAGGCAGATGGTATTGCACACTTTGTGTCAAATAGTCCTTTCTTAAGCTTCCTTTACAAAAACGGTGCGAATGAAGTGACAAATGATAAGGGTGTTTTAGTGAAAGAATACACCTTATATAAAAACCCTGAAGGCAAAATGGTTGCAAAAAATATCGAATGGCATAAAGCCAACGGCACCTACACAGCTTCTTATATTATTGGTGCAATCATTGTGACAATTGGTATTTTAGTATTAGCGGGGATTTGGTCTCCAACATTAGGTTTATTCGGAGGCTTACTCACCTTTGGTATGTCGATAGTCACGTTGTCGTTCCTGATATTTACGCCAGAAACCTGGGTACCGAATTTAGGTGGGGACTTCCCAACACCTAATTATGGCTTCCCATATCTCTCAGGTGCTGGCCGACTCGTGATTAAAGATATTATTATGATGGCAGGTGGCTTAGTTGCTGCAGCAGAATGTGCGAAACGTTATTTAGAGAATAAAAAACAGTTTGCTTAA